One Bdellovibrionota bacterium genomic window, GGAAAACAGGGTCATTAACGGGGAAGAACCCACGCGGCAAGCACGAATGGTTCATCGGATACGCGCAAAGCCCCAACCGAAGGGTGGCGATCGGGATGGTGATCGTGAGCGAAACGAAATGGAAAGTCAGGCCCTCGGAACTCGCCAAAGAGATCTTCCATTATTATTTTTCTCCCCGCTTGGTCATGGAAGCGAACGCCCAACCACCTCTGTATGGCCCCTGAAATGAGCGAAAGAAAGCCCGGACTTTTCGGGCGGCGGTATCTGATCGATCCGCGATTTCAGATGAAGTACACGCTTCTCATCGTGGTTCTTTCCGCCGTGGTCTACGGAATTCTCGGCTACAAGCTTTATCAAAAGGATTTGGCCATCACACAAGTCTTGCAGATTCAAAAC contains:
- a CDS encoding penicillin-binding transpeptidase domain-containing protein, which produces VWRKPITPTTAKELRKMMIQTVADGTARKGFRGRERDKILRLLEVGGKTGSLTGKNPRGKHEWFIGYAQSPNRRVAIGMVIVSETKWKVRPSELAKEIFHYYFSPRLVMEANAQPPLYGP